The following are encoded together in the Paludisphaera mucosa genome:
- a CDS encoding M56 family metallopeptidase has product MDWPIFDGGRLANAAGGGLVVLVLGSLAVRLSRQPVHRARLVVLTLLGAAAIPGLAALPFTPRWSLGLLPASAVAPPVERKTAAPIAARLHDETVHEGPVERPSPKARSVQGSAAPPAPRRASWREVAPSFGVMAAGAYIVAAAGWAGWWWLGQFALWRIARAARPAPRAARDVLIDLAGPAGERVRLLESDRIALPFTYTWLRPVILLPASLCDGREGRALRYALAHEWSHVERRDAWGWNLAGLAGLVLFYQPLFWWLRRQLRLCQDYLADARAAAAGSAEDYAAFLLHLARIHEAGPSRAALGIGDRRSSLYRRVVMLIQDREPLEPRCRAAWSLAAVATSAVVVLAASGLRLDAAPAPKEAAAQDAPKPPEAAKPAGETLNYKGIVKDKDTGKPIAGAAVVVRRSIYRDDVYRILQETRHTTAADGTFAFTIPPEQAAERALYVQLDVEHPDYATRTGFGKALAIIRKDEGFGVRPFFERIELDPAQPITGRVETPEGTPAAGVEVHAYSRVDKHPWGMYAPGSFAHTRTDVDGAFRLPITTPGPGVFWILPKTYAPQMHVLADGRRGDLGTFRLKPGASLTGRVVDLQGTPLARLLIAARREQESGPDADALNQMNVADKIRSTTETDAEGRFVFNHLPPGEYQVAPTAIDIRVDPSERRGRKLPGVFLPRKVSIAEDATPPVLEIRESPHVVVEGRWLDSQGRPRSGWSSTLFGQIGGESWFARTNPDSQGIFSLMVPRGLRLAKVDTLAGEYTSMRRRIGKEAPLAVGEIADLGTLDHDVKDFDIVRYDAPVILINATTREGRQIEGFQADVQYHALDLEGDPAVRVLGGRRQADSLRREINDGRYRTLQMLPDREVLVSVRADGYVSASRTMKLAEGQTEEATFVLEPR; this is encoded by the coding sequence ATGGACTGGCCGATCTTCGACGGCGGCCGGCTGGCGAACGCCGCCGGCGGCGGCCTGGTCGTCCTCGTCCTGGGGAGCCTGGCCGTCCGACTCAGTCGACAGCCCGTGCATCGCGCCCGGCTCGTCGTCCTGACACTGCTGGGCGCGGCCGCGATTCCCGGCCTGGCCGCCCTGCCCTTCACCCCCCGATGGTCGCTGGGCCTCCTCCCGGCGTCGGCCGTCGCTCCGCCGGTCGAGCGGAAGACGGCCGCCCCGATCGCGGCGAGGCTCCACGATGAGACGGTCCATGAAGGACCCGTCGAGCGACCGTCGCCGAAGGCCCGTTCCGTCCAGGGATCCGCCGCACCGCCCGCCCCACGACGGGCCTCCTGGCGCGAGGTCGCGCCCTCGTTCGGGGTGATGGCGGCCGGGGCCTATATCGTCGCGGCGGCCGGCTGGGCGGGCTGGTGGTGGCTCGGGCAGTTCGCCCTCTGGCGGATCGCCCGCGCGGCGCGGCCGGCTCCGAGGGCGGCCCGCGACGTGTTGATCGACCTCGCCGGCCCCGCGGGCGAGCGGGTCCGATTGCTCGAAAGCGACCGGATCGCCCTGCCGTTCACGTACACCTGGCTCCGGCCGGTGATCCTGCTCCCCGCGTCGCTCTGCGACGGCCGGGAAGGCCGGGCGCTGCGTTACGCCCTGGCGCATGAGTGGTCGCACGTCGAGCGGCGCGACGCCTGGGGCTGGAACCTCGCCGGGCTGGCGGGCCTGGTCCTCTTCTATCAACCGCTGTTCTGGTGGCTCCGGCGTCAGCTCCGCCTCTGCCAGGACTATCTCGCCGACGCCCGCGCCGCCGCGGCGGGCTCGGCCGAGGACTACGCCGCGTTCCTCCTCCACCTCGCGCGGATCCACGAGGCCGGGCCGTCCCGGGCCGCCCTGGGGATCGGCGACCGTCGCTCGAGCCTGTACCGGAGGGTCGTCATGCTGATTCAGGACCGCGAACCGCTGGAGCCCCGCTGTCGCGCCGCCTGGAGCCTCGCCGCCGTGGCCACGTCGGCCGTCGTCGTCCTCGCCGCCTCGGGCCTCCGGCTCGACGCCGCCCCGGCCCCGAAGGAGGCCGCTGCTCAAGACGCCCCGAAGCCGCCCGAGGCCGCCAAACCGGCGGGCGAGACGCTGAACTACAAGGGGATCGTCAAGGACAAGGACACCGGCAAGCCGATCGCGGGGGCCGCCGTGGTCGTCCGCCGCTCGATCTATCGGGATGACGTGTATCGGATTTTGCAGGAGACCCGGCACACGACCGCGGCCGACGGGACATTCGCGTTCACGATCCCCCCCGAGCAGGCGGCCGAGCGGGCGCTCTACGTCCAACTGGACGTCGAGCACCCCGATTACGCCACCCGCACCGGGTTCGGCAAAGCCCTGGCGATCATCCGCAAGGACGAAGGGTTTGGAGTCCGGCCCTTCTTCGAGAGGATCGAATTGGACCCTGCGCAGCCGATCACCGGGCGCGTCGAGACGCCCGAGGGCACGCCTGCGGCGGGTGTCGAGGTGCATGCCTATTCCCGTGTCGACAAACACCCCTGGGGCATGTACGCGCCCGGCTCCTTCGCTCACACCAGGACGGACGTCGATGGCGCGTTCCGCTTGCCGATCACCACGCCCGGTCCGGGGGTCTTCTGGATCCTGCCGAAGACTTACGCCCCGCAGATGCACGTGCTGGCCGACGGCCGGCGCGGGGACCTCGGGACGTTTCGTTTGAAGCCGGGCGCGTCACTGACCGGGCGCGTCGTCGACCTCCAGGGGACGCCTCTCGCGCGCCTGCTGATCGCGGCCCGACGCGAGCAGGAGAGCGGGCCGGATGCCGACGCCCTCAACCAGATGAATGTCGCCGACAAGATCCGCAGCACGACCGAGACCGACGCTGAAGGGCGGTTCGTTTTCAATCACCTGCCCCCTGGGGAGTATCAAGTCGCCCCCACCGCCATCGATATCCGCGTGGACCCCTCGGAACGCCGGGGCCGCAAGCTGCCTGGGGTCTTCTTGCCGCGGAAGGTCTCGATCGCGGAGGACGCCACTCCCCCCGTCCTGGAGATCCGCGAATCGCCCCACGTCGTGGTCGAGGGCCGCTGGCTCGACAGCCAAGGGCGACCCAGATCGGGTTGGAGCAGCACTCTCTTCGGACAGATCGGCGGCGAATCCTGGTTCGCAAGAACCAACCCGGATTCGCAGGGGATCTTCTCGCTGATGGTCCCACGCGGGCTGCGGCTGGCGAAGGTCGACACCTTGGCGGGCGAGTACACCTCGATGCGACGCAGGATCGGCAAGGAGGCTCCGTTGGCGGTGGGCGAGATCGCCGACCTCGGCACGCTCGACCACGACGTCAAGGATTTCGACATCGTCCGCTACGACGCCCCGGTCATCCTCATCAACGCCACGACCAGGGAGGGGCGGCAGATCGAGGGATTCCAGGCCGACGTCCAGTACCACGCGCTCGACCTGGAGGGCGATCCCGCGGTCCGCGTGCTGGGCGGGCGGCGACAGGCCGATTCGCTCCGACGCGAGATCAACGACGGCCGCTATCGGACGTTGCAAATGCTGCCCGACCGCGAGGTGCTCGTCAGCGTGAGGGCCGACGGCTATGTCTCGGCGAGCCGGACCATGAAGCTGGCCGAGGGCCAGACGGAAGAGGCGACGTTCGTGCTCGAACCGAGGTGA
- a CDS encoding Gfo/Idh/MocA family protein yields MGLRWGLLGCARICRRGLIPGIRASESGTLAALASRDAGQAKAWAGEFAIPRAHGSYEELIADPEVDAVYVPLPNELHKPWVMRAADAGKHVLCEKPLALDADEAGRMVEHCRSRGVLLMEAFMWRHQPRTLAIRKMVDEGAIGRLRLIRSSFSFPIDLSDWRLDPARGGGSVWDVGCYGVNAARLFAGAEPRSGQAVGTRSASGVDMNVAIVLHFPGDVLAAVDCSFEQPFLCTYELVGTRGSITVPDAYLPPASGPTAVLRTMSAPSDVGAGDDRVETLTFPAVDQYAAMVDSFDRSVAAGALEAPAEDGLAQMRVLERILRWVGTD; encoded by the coding sequence ATGGGGTTGCGATGGGGCTTGCTGGGTTGCGCGCGGATCTGTCGGCGCGGGCTGATCCCGGGGATCCGGGCGTCGGAATCGGGGACGCTGGCGGCGCTGGCGAGCCGGGACGCGGGGCAGGCGAAGGCGTGGGCCGGGGAGTTCGCCATCCCCCGGGCGCACGGCTCGTACGAGGAGCTGATCGCCGACCCCGAGGTCGACGCGGTCTACGTCCCGCTGCCCAACGAGCTGCACAAGCCCTGGGTGATGCGGGCGGCCGACGCCGGCAAGCACGTCCTCTGCGAGAAGCCGCTGGCGCTCGACGCCGACGAGGCCGGGCGGATGGTGGAGCACTGCCGATCGCGCGGGGTCTTGCTGATGGAAGCCTTCATGTGGCGGCATCAGCCCCGGACGCTGGCGATCCGGAAGATGGTCGACGAGGGGGCGATCGGCCGGCTCAGGCTGATCCGCTCGTCGTTCTCGTTCCCGATCGACCTGTCCGACTGGCGGCTCGACCCCGCCCGCGGCGGCGGCTCGGTGTGGGACGTCGGCTGCTACGGCGTGAACGCCGCGCGGCTGTTCGCGGGGGCCGAGCCCAGGAGCGGCCAGGCCGTCGGCACCCGGTCCGCCAGCGGCGTCGACATGAACGTGGCCATCGTGCTCCACTTCCCGGGCGACGTCCTGGCCGCCGTCGACTGCAGCTTCGAACAGCCCTTCCTATGCACATACGAGCTGGTCGGCACCCGGGGCTCGATCACGGTCCCCGACGCCTACCTCCCCCCCGCATCCGGCCCGACGGCCGTCCTGCGGACGATGTCCGCGCCTTCCGACGTGGGAGCGGGCGACGACCGCGTCGAGACCCTGACGTTCCCCGCCGTCGACCAGTACGCGGCCATGGTCGACTCGTTCGACCGCTCGGTCGCCGCCGGCGCGCTCGAAGCCCCCGCCGAGGACGGCCTGGCGCAGATGCGGGTCCTCGAACGGATCTTGCGATGGGTGGGGACGGATTGA
- a CDS encoding YraN family protein, giving the protein MNPILRALLNRLLGDRGERAAARLLRREGLRVLRRGYRTAHGEIDLIARDGDVLVFVEVKARRRGVPAEAVTVEKQRRLTLAALHFLKRHGLLECRSRFDVVSVLWPDDDGEPTLEHYRDAFEAQGRGQMFR; this is encoded by the coding sequence ATGAACCCGATCCTGCGAGCCCTGCTCAACCGGCTCCTCGGCGACCGTGGCGAACGCGCAGCCGCCCGGCTGCTGCGCCGCGAGGGCCTGCGCGTGCTCCGCCGCGGCTACCGGACGGCGCACGGCGAGATCGACCTGATCGCGCGCGACGGGGACGTCCTCGTCTTCGTCGAGGTCAAGGCCCGCCGCCGCGGCGTCCCGGCCGAGGCCGTCACCGTCGAGAAGCAACGCCGGCTGACCCTCGCCGCGCTCCACTTCCTCAAGCGGCACGGCCTGCTCGAATGCCGCTCGCGGTTCGACGTCGTCTCCGTCCTCTGGCCCGACGACGACGGCGAGCCGACCCTCGAGCATTACCGCGACGCCTTCGAAGCCCAGGGCCGTGGCCAAATGTTCCGCTGA
- a CDS encoding nucleotide sugar dehydrogenase gives MSAAAALAAKIRSGDVTVGVIGLGYVGLPLARAFIEKGVDVLGFDVDPAKVAKLREGRSYIGHIDSDVVRSMRANGFDATADFGRLDEPDAILICVPTPLTETRDPDLAYVVESARAIAARLRPGQLVVLESTTYPGTTRDVVLPILAAGGLRPGVDFLLAYSPEREDPGNPDFSAPTIPKVVGGLDAESLAAATALYARIVVRVVPVSTVEVAEGCKILENTYRAVNIALVNELKVLYDRMGVDVWEVIEAAKTKPFGFQAFYPGPGLGGHCIPIDPFYLTWVARKHGLATRFIELAGEINTSMPAYVVGRIADALNDREKPVKGSRITILGMAYKRDVDDPRESPGFELMDLLLQKGADVEYNDPHIPTLKPMRRYPNLKMSSRELTPEYLRSRDCLLIATDHSAYDWPSIVAHASLIVDTRNALRGLSGRATIIRA, from the coding sequence ATGAGCGCGGCAGCGGCACTCGCGGCGAAGATCCGGTCGGGCGACGTCACGGTCGGGGTGATCGGCCTGGGCTACGTGGGCCTGCCCCTGGCGCGGGCGTTCATCGAGAAGGGCGTCGACGTGCTCGGCTTCGACGTCGACCCGGCCAAAGTCGCGAAGCTCCGCGAGGGCCGCAGCTACATCGGCCACATCGATTCCGACGTCGTCCGCTCGATGCGTGCGAACGGCTTCGACGCCACGGCCGACTTCGGCCGGCTCGACGAGCCCGACGCGATCCTGATCTGCGTCCCCACGCCGCTCACCGAGACCCGCGACCCGGACCTGGCCTACGTCGTCGAATCCGCCCGCGCCATCGCCGCGCGGCTGCGTCCCGGCCAGCTCGTGGTGCTGGAGAGCACGACCTATCCCGGCACCACGCGCGACGTCGTGCTGCCGATCCTGGCGGCCGGCGGCCTGCGCCCGGGCGTCGACTTCCTGCTGGCGTACAGCCCCGAGCGCGAGGACCCGGGCAACCCGGATTTCTCGGCGCCGACGATCCCCAAGGTGGTCGGCGGGCTCGACGCGGAGAGCCTCGCGGCGGCGACGGCCCTCTACGCCCGGATCGTGGTCCGCGTGGTCCCGGTCTCGACCGTCGAGGTCGCCGAGGGCTGCAAGATCCTGGAGAACACCTACCGGGCCGTGAACATCGCGCTCGTCAACGAGCTGAAGGTGCTCTACGACCGCATGGGGGTCGACGTCTGGGAGGTCATCGAGGCCGCCAAGACCAAGCCGTTCGGCTTCCAGGCGTTCTACCCCGGGCCCGGACTGGGCGGGCACTGCATCCCCATCGACCCGTTCTACCTGACCTGGGTGGCGCGCAAGCACGGCCTGGCGACCCGCTTCATCGAGCTGGCCGGCGAGATCAACACGTCGATGCCCGCATACGTCGTCGGCCGGATCGCCGACGCCCTCAACGACCGCGAGAAGCCGGTCAAGGGGAGCCGGATCACGATCCTGGGCATGGCCTACAAGCGTGACGTCGACGACCCCCGCGAGTCGCCGGGCTTCGAGCTGATGGACCTGCTTTTGCAGAAGGGGGCGGACGTCGAATACAACGACCCCCACATCCCGACCCTCAAGCCGATGCGCCGCTACCCGAACCTCAAAATGTCCAGCCGCGAGCTGACCCCGGAATACCTGCGCTCGCGCGACTGCCTGTTGATCGCCACCGACCACTCGGCCTACGACTGGCCGAGCATCGTCGCCCACGCGTCGCTCATCGTCGACACCCGCAACGCCCTGCGCGGCCTGTCGGGCCGGGCGACGATCATCCGGGCGTGA
- a CDS encoding DUF1559 family PulG-like putative transporter, with product MVTISETSSGRRGFTLIELLVVVAVVGLLVAIILPAVQAARAAARRMSCASNLKQLGLAALNYESTYNVFPARSSRVGSQFAALLPYLEQAALFSSINTSGIMVTLPAGMNTTVANTRLSVLLCPADNPAVRPTAPTNYAGNAGTGFQTGVSENGMFVKGGATMASVRDGGLHTALFAEWVVGDPGIRDNPPMMDRRTCVFKTPWFGGDQRLERFASYCNNNVDASNIIIWEVKGETWLRGEMGAARYNHIVVVNGSSCINGGYVPDGAWTAGSWHAGIAQVGFVDGHVQSIRETIGPMNWRAMGTRAGDEIMDGIGF from the coding sequence ATGGTGACGATCTCGGAAACTTCCTCGGGGCGGCGCGGATTCACTCTCATCGAACTGCTCGTCGTCGTCGCCGTCGTCGGGCTGCTCGTCGCGATCATCCTTCCCGCCGTGCAGGCGGCGAGGGCGGCCGCGAGAAGAATGAGTTGCGCGTCAAACCTGAAACAGCTCGGGCTGGCGGCGCTCAACTATGAATCAACATACAATGTGTTTCCTGCCCGATCGTCGCGCGTCGGATCTCAGTTCGCGGCCCTCCTTCCGTATCTCGAACAGGCGGCGTTGTTTTCGTCCATAAACACGAGCGGAATTATGGTAACCCTGCCCGCAGGCATGAACACGACCGTCGCGAACACGAGGTTGAGCGTGCTGCTGTGCCCGGCTGATAATCCGGCCGTTCGCCCGACGGCCCCCACGAACTACGCAGGCAACGCTGGGACAGGCTTCCAAACAGGCGTCTCGGAAAACGGCATGTTCGTCAAGGGGGGGGCAACCATGGCGAGCGTCAGGGACGGCGGCTTGCATACCGCCTTGTTCGCGGAATGGGTGGTCGGCGATCCAGGCATACGCGACAATCCGCCGATGATGGACCGAAGGACGTGCGTGTTCAAGACGCCTTGGTTTGGAGGCGATCAAAGACTGGAACGATTTGCAAGCTATTGCAACAACAATGTCGATGCATCGAACATAATCATTTGGGAAGTCAAAGGGGAAACGTGGTTGCGCGGAGAAATGGGCGCGGCGCGTTACAATCATATCGTCGTGGTAAATGGTTCGTCGTGTATAAATGGCGGCTATGTGCCCGATGGCGCGTGGACTGCCGGAAGTTGGCATGCGGGGATTGCCCAGGTGGGGTTCGTGGATGGGCATGTCCAATCCATCCGGGAGACGATCGGCCCCATGAACTGGAGGGCGATGGGGACGCGGGCCGGCGACGAAATCATGGACGGGATTGGATTTTGA
- a CDS encoding SDR family oxidoreductase, translating into MSRNDREKILVTGGAGFIGSHLVEALLAEGHPVRVLDDLSTGRAANLDGVRDRIEWIEASAADFAACERAAEGVAYVFHEAAIPSVPRSVAEPLPSHASGPTATLNVLEAARRAGVRRVMFAASSSAYGESETLPKVETMLPDPLSPYAAGKLAGEHYVRVYARTMGLDGVSLRYFNVYGPRQDPSSPYSGVISLFIKAMARGDRPRIYGDGLQTRDFTYVSDVVAANLAAMRRPKPLQGAALNVGGGRRVSLLDLVAALNAILGTDLEPERLPARAGDVRDSLAGLDLIGRELGYRPSVEFAEGLRRTVAATVAS; encoded by the coding sequence ATGAGTCGAAACGATCGCGAGAAGATCCTGGTCACCGGCGGCGCGGGGTTCATCGGCTCGCACCTCGTCGAGGCGCTGTTGGCCGAGGGCCACCCGGTCCGCGTGCTCGACGACCTGTCGACGGGCCGCGCGGCGAACCTCGACGGCGTGCGCGACCGGATCGAGTGGATCGAGGCGAGCGCGGCGGACTTCGCGGCGTGCGAGCGGGCGGCGGAGGGGGTCGCCTACGTCTTCCACGAGGCGGCGATCCCGAGCGTGCCGCGGTCGGTGGCCGAGCCCCTGCCCTCGCACGCGAGCGGGCCGACGGCCACGCTCAACGTCCTGGAGGCGGCGCGGCGGGCGGGCGTGAGGCGGGTGATGTTCGCCGCGTCCAGCAGCGCCTACGGCGAGTCGGAGACGCTCCCCAAGGTCGAGACGATGCTGCCCGACCCGCTCAGCCCGTACGCGGCCGGCAAGCTGGCGGGCGAGCATTACGTCCGCGTCTACGCCCGCACGATGGGGCTCGACGGCGTGAGCCTGCGGTACTTCAACGTCTACGGGCCCCGGCAGGACCCGTCGAGCCCGTACTCGGGGGTGATCTCGCTGTTCATCAAGGCGATGGCGCGGGGCGATCGGCCGAGGATCTACGGCGACGGGCTCCAGACGCGGGACTTCACCTACGTCTCCGACGTCGTCGCGGCCAACCTGGCGGCGATGCGCAGGCCGAAACCTTTGCAGGGGGCCGCGCTCAACGTCGGCGGCGGCCGGCGGGTGAGCCTGCTCGATTTGGTGGCCGCGCTGAACGCGATTTTGGGGACGGACCTGGAGCCCGAGCGGCTCCCCGCCCGCGCCGGCGACGTCCGCGACTCGCTCGCCGGGCTGGACCTCATCGGCCGCGAGCTGGGCTATCGGCCCTCGGTCGAGTTCGCCGAGGGCCTGCGACGGACGGTCGCCGCGACCGTCGCGAGCTGA
- a CDS encoding Ig-like domain-containing protein, with the protein MDRRRFIPGPESMESRMMLSTAAAPAVATAAATTTTTVDANLPYTIQQKMTRIDRIPINMRALAPNRVLPQGMIDAIQQGMEETISSLKPASTDAIKGFNNVLRDVVSRPSLRASDAKALNNSLTQVLVSAGASTDAIDKITTNLEALATTVNTAQGLPVFLTTNDYALVLQMTLIVGQPMPAPTPPRISPSTGTQVDALHNIGKEGVAPMFTGTYQATAQMQILQDGSNEVLGEAQAGANGRYSITLNQPLGVGTYKLRIRAVDELGHVGNSSGVFILKVVPPQGQ; encoded by the coding sequence ATGGATCGCCGCCGTTTCATACCCGGGCCGGAGAGCATGGAGAGCCGGATGATGCTCTCCACGGCGGCCGCCCCCGCCGTCGCCACGGCCGCCGCGACGACCACGACCACCGTCGACGCGAACCTGCCGTACACGATCCAGCAGAAGATGACGCGGATCGACCGGATCCCCATCAACATGCGGGCCCTCGCGCCCAACCGGGTCCTCCCCCAGGGGATGATCGACGCGATCCAGCAGGGGATGGAGGAGACGATCAGCTCGCTGAAGCCGGCGTCGACCGACGCGATCAAGGGCTTCAACAACGTGCTGAGAGACGTCGTCAGCCGGCCCTCGCTGCGGGCCTCCGACGCCAAGGCGCTGAACAACTCGCTCACGCAGGTCCTCGTCTCGGCGGGGGCGTCGACCGACGCGATCGACAAGATCACGACCAACCTGGAGGCGCTGGCGACCACCGTCAACACGGCCCAGGGCCTGCCGGTCTTCCTCACGACCAACGACTACGCGCTGGTCCTGCAGATGACCCTGATCGTCGGCCAGCCGATGCCCGCGCCGACGCCGCCGCGGATCTCGCCGAGCACGGGCACCCAGGTCGACGCGCTGCACAACATCGGCAAGGAGGGCGTGGCGCCGATGTTCACCGGCACGTATCAGGCCACCGCCCAGATGCAGATCCTCCAGGACGGCTCCAACGAGGTCCTGGGCGAGGCCCAGGCGGGCGCCAACGGCCGCTACTCGATCACGCTCAACCAGCCCCTGGGCGTGGGGACGTACAAGCTGCGGATCCGGGCGGTCGACGAGCTGGGGCACGTCGGCAACTCCAGCGGCGTCTTCATCCTCAAGGTCGTCCCGCCCCAGGGCCAGTGA
- a CDS encoding M20/M25/M40 family metallo-hydrolase encodes MLRIRPTASTLAVAGLLGLIPCARAQAPVPTPPAEAKKAEPAAPAQAEAPKPPADPIERIKEEGDKRSQVMATLSTLTDVIGPRLTGSPGLKRANEWTRDAMAKWGMENAHLESWGPFGRGWTLKRFSAQVVEPQCIPLIAVPKAWSPSLDGVLTAEVVHFDAKTEADFEKYKGKLKGAIVLTGVAPEVLARFEPLARRQTDKELLDLADAAEPGAGRGGRPRPPGAPGAPGAPGAPAALGAPATPPAAPPGRAFPADMRAQMELAAKKQRFFVEEAPALLIDPSRNGDGGTLFVQSASVPGPTPAPTPSEPGAPAAPPARRPSAWDKDVKVIPQLVMAKEHYNRLVRMLAQGEKLKMTVDLAVEFHDQDLNAYNTVAEIPGTDLKDEIVMLGGHLDSWHGGTGATDNAVGCSVAMEAARILKALDLKPRRTIRVALWTGEEQGIFGSKAYVDEHFKKRPDRPMGFGGPGGPNAPETPAEEKEETKPEFDKLSGYFNLDNGTGKIRGVYLQGNEAVRPLFRKWLQPFREMGAQTISIANTGGTDHLSFDAVGLPGFQFIQDEIEYDTRTHHSNMDVYDRAQVDDLKQASIVMAAFIYNTANLDEKLPRKPARTPARPEVRAAAATAGGGQ; translated from the coding sequence ATGCTACGCATCCGCCCCACGGCCTCGACGCTCGCCGTCGCCGGCCTGCTCGGCCTCATCCCCTGCGCCCGGGCGCAGGCCCCCGTGCCGACACCGCCCGCCGAGGCCAAGAAGGCGGAGCCCGCCGCCCCGGCGCAGGCCGAGGCCCCCAAGCCCCCCGCCGACCCCATCGAGCGGATCAAGGAAGAGGGCGACAAGCGCTCGCAGGTGATGGCGACCCTCAGCACCCTGACCGACGTCATCGGCCCCCGGCTCACCGGCTCGCCCGGCCTGAAGCGCGCCAACGAGTGGACCCGCGACGCCATGGCGAAGTGGGGCATGGAGAACGCCCACCTGGAATCCTGGGGCCCGTTCGGCCGGGGGTGGACCCTGAAGAGGTTCTCGGCGCAGGTCGTCGAGCCCCAGTGCATCCCGCTGATCGCCGTGCCGAAGGCCTGGTCCCCCTCGCTCGACGGCGTCCTGACCGCCGAGGTCGTCCACTTCGACGCCAAGACCGAGGCCGACTTCGAGAAGTACAAGGGCAAGCTCAAGGGGGCCATCGTCCTGACCGGCGTCGCGCCCGAGGTCCTCGCCCGCTTCGAACCCCTGGCCCGCCGCCAGACCGACAAGGAGCTGCTCGACCTGGCCGACGCCGCCGAGCCCGGCGCCGGCCGCGGCGGCCGTCCCCGCCCCCCCGGAGCCCCCGGCGCGCCCGGAGCCCCCGGCGCGCCTGCGGCGCTCGGGGCCCCCGCGACCCCGCCGGCCGCCCCTCCCGGTCGCGCCTTCCCGGCCGACATGCGGGCCCAGATGGAGCTGGCCGCCAAGAAGCAGCGGTTCTTCGTCGAGGAGGCCCCCGCCCTGCTGATCGACCCCAGCCGCAACGGCGACGGCGGCACGCTCTTCGTCCAGTCGGCGAGCGTCCCCGGCCCGACCCCCGCGCCGACGCCGAGCGAGCCGGGCGCCCCGGCCGCGCCGCCGGCCCGGCGGCCCTCGGCCTGGGACAAGGACGTGAAGGTCATCCCCCAGCTCGTCATGGCCAAGGAGCACTACAACCGCCTCGTCCGCATGCTCGCGCAGGGCGAGAAGCTCAAGATGACCGTCGACCTAGCCGTCGAGTTCCACGACCAGGACCTCAACGCCTACAACACGGTCGCCGAGATCCCCGGGACCGACCTGAAGGACGAGATCGTCATGCTCGGCGGCCACCTCGACTCGTGGCACGGCGGCACCGGCGCGACCGACAACGCCGTGGGCTGCTCGGTCGCCATGGAGGCCGCCCGGATCCTCAAGGCGCTCGACCTCAAGCCCCGCCGCACGATCCGCGTCGCCCTCTGGACCGGCGAGGAACAGGGCATCTTCGGCTCCAAGGCCTACGTCGACGAGCACTTCAAGAAGCGCCCCGACCGCCCCATGGGCTTCGGCGGCCCCGGCGGACCGAACGCGCCCGAGACCCCGGCCGAGGAGAAGGAGGAGACGAAGCCCGAGTTCGACAAGCTCTCCGGCTACTTCAACCTCGACAACGGCACGGGCAAGATCCGCGGCGTCTACCTGCAGGGGAACGAGGCCGTCCGCCCGCTCTTCCGCAAGTGGCTCCAGCCCTTCCGCGAGATGGGCGCCCAGACGATCTCGATCGCCAACACCGGCGGCACCGACCACCTCTCGTTCGACGCCGTGGGCCTGCCCGGCTTCCAGTTCATCCAGGACGAGATCGAGTACGACACCCGCACCCACCACTCGAACATGGACGTCTACGACCGCGCCCAGGTCGACGACCTGAAGCAGGCCTCGATCGTCATGGCCGCGTTCATCTACAACACCGCCAACCTCGACGAGAAGCTCCCCCGCAAGCCCGCCCGCACCCCCGCCCGCCCCGAGGTCCGCGCCGCGGCCGCCACCGCCGGCGGCGGCCAGTGA